From Methanobrevibacter ruminantium:
AAATGAAGCTCAATCAAGTCCATTCTCTCACAATTGACTCCTGCCATTTCATATTGTACTCCAGACATCATATGCTTTGGCTTTTGTGTTGAGTTTATGCCAAATGCCTTAGCCACTCTGGATTCAGGACCATCTGCAGCAATTACTATGCGAGCCTTTATTTCTATGATTTCTCCCATATGTTCACAATCGATGACATAAAAGGAACCTTCAGAATCCTCATCTTTCATAATGGATTTTGCCAATGTCTTAACCATTATTTTAGCACCTGCTCTTGCAGCATCCATAGCCATATACTTATCAAAGACCTTTCTTTCAATGATATAACCTTTTTCAGGCAATATTGTCTCATCAAGGGTTAATCTTGTCCTATCTGGTGCAATTATAGTTCCCCCATTAATTCTTTGAACTGCCCATTGTGGATTTGGCTCAATTTCAAGCCATTTAAGACCATGATCATAAATGCCTTCAGCACATCTTTTAGGAGTTCCTATTTCTGACTTCTTATCTATCAAAATGACACTTGCTCCGCCTAAAGCAGCATGCTTTGCAGCAGCAGAGCCAGCAGGACCTGCACCAATTACTAAAACATCCGTTTCCATCATAATTATCATCTTAAAGTGAATAAAATTATATATTTTTTATTTATTTAAATTTTAGAATATTTAAAATTTAGAATTATATTATAATTAAAAGAATATACTATTTATAGTTTTAGAAAATTAATAAATGAAAATCATCCAAAAGCAATTGATTAAATAGAGATAATAAAATATGAAAAATAAAATTTGTAAAAAAAATTGGTAAAAAAAGAAAAAAATAGAATTTTTAAAAAAAAAACTAGAAAAAATTATCCGGCAATTATATCAGAGAGATATTCCTTTTCAGATGCCGAAACAACAACTAACTTATCATCTTTTGCATATGCAAATGTATAATATGGATATATTGTGAAAGTGTAAATGTAATTTCCACTTCTAAATTTGGTCACAGATTTAGGATGATAATCTAAATAACCGCAACTCCATTAATGGTTTCACTATCCCCTCCAAAACGACGAGCAGTATCATCAGTTGCCTTATGGGTAGGATTTTTAGAAACAGATAATGAAACTGTATCATTTCCATCTGCATAATTTTTTATTTCTGAGAAATATGGTATATCATCAACAGTTTTTGTTATATTTTGTTGTGCTGTTACTTACAACTTCTTCAAAACCATCAGGAACATTGAATTTGATTCCATCAACAGTTACTGAATTTCCAGTGTCAAAAATACTTCCAAGGTCTAAAGCATAGACCCCACCTACACTTACAATACCCTAAATAGCTAAAATCAATAGAGCAAATAGTTTTTTATTCATTTTATCAACCTAAATAATTGTAATTGTATTTATATTTTTTTAATTAATATAGTTATTTATTTAAAAATTTTGAAAATAATTATATAATTTTTAATTTTTTAACAATAATGATGAAAAATAATATTATAATGAAAAAGTTTTAAAAAATATTCAAAAGAAAAAAAGACAAAATATAAAATTAAAATTTATAGAAAATAAAAAAAGAAAAATAAGAAATAAAAAAAGAAAAATAAGAAATAAGAAAAATAATTAAATAAAATTTTAAAATCTAAAAATAGAATTTAGGCTCTTTTCTTTCTGCATTAGCACTTTCAAATGCTGGCTTTTTATCTTTAAATGCCTCTCCAGTGAAAGCCCTTGCATTTTCTGGGCAAATGTTAATGCATGAAGTGCATCTTGAACATAAGTCAAGGTTCACATCTGCAGGATCATCATCAGGAATTGCTTTCTCAGGACAAACTCCTACACATTCAAGGCAGAATACACATTTTGCTTCATCACAGCTTACAACAAATGGAAGTTGCTTATAATCAAGATAAGGCCTATTTCCAGGAATCTCAGCCTCTAAGGAAGTTCCAGCATCTATTTTTTCAATGCATTTTTGTGCAAACCCATTGATCTTTTCAATGTCATCCCCATCAGGCCTTCCCACTGCAACACCATCAAATATGGAATGATGGCTTACGGTAGAAGCTGCTGCAATAACATCAAAGTTATTTTCATCCAATAAGTCAACAAGTTCAATCAATGCATCACTAACATGTGCATTTCCATAATTTACAACAGCAATAGCTTTAGTATTGTCACCTGATAATCTGGATAACCTATCCCTTGCAGTTTTAGGAATTCGTCCTGCAAATACAGGCATGCCAACTATGACAATATCATCTGATTCAAAATTCTTTTCATCATTAAAATACAATAAGTCACAAACAACACTTTCCTCTTCAAAATTGTTAGCTATTTGACTAACAACTTTTTTTGTAGTTTCAGATGGACTGAAAAAAACTTTAATAATCTTGCTCATTTTTTCACCTATTTTATAGAAATCAAATTCAATCAATTATCTGTAATGTTCGTTAATGTATTCATCAAGTTCCAAGTAAGACCCATCGATTACTTCATCGATTATTTCATCAGATAAGTCAGATAACTCATCTATGCCAATCTCAACTGATGCATCTACATCAAGTTCCCCATTTTCATTAGGATAATCAATTTCAATGCTTACATCCATATCCAAGATTTCCTTTTGAGACCTTACTGAAGAAGAGATTTTCTTCACAATGGTTTCTGATAAAAAATTTGAAATGTCTTCAAGATCATCTTCTGATAATTCCTTAAGTTTTGATACCATGTTAACACCTAAAAAAATAATGACAATAATTATAAAAAAATTATCGCTAAACAAACACGATGAATATAAAATAAAAAAAAAAATTATTTTATACAATACGAATTAAAAAATTAAAAATAAAAAAAGAAAATAGAAAAAAATTAATTTAATCTATTTACCCTTGAATTCCACCCATAGCTTGCTGGATGGTTGCTTGCATTTCTTCAAGCTTTTTCATGACTCTTTCTTCTTGACGGGTCATGGTTTGTTGTCTTAATTTAAGAGTTTCAACTTTATCTTCAAGCTCTTCTAAAGTTTCATTGCGTTCTACTTTAATCAATAAGTTTCCTGCAGATTTGAATACTTCAGCCCCTTCGGGAGTCTTTTTAAGTTCTTCAAGAGCAGTTTCAGTTTCTCTTAATTGAATGTCAACATTTTGTTTTTGAATGGTTACAGCTTGAGCTTGTTGTTGTAATTGTTGGAATTGGTTTAATTGATGTTGTATATTTTGTGGAATTTCCATATTTTCACCTTTAATCTTTTTTATAATAATATTAGTTTAATTTTTAATTTTAAAATATAATTAGCTAATAAATCATTATATTATAATATATTATTAGTTAAATATTTAAAACTATTGATTGAATGATATTTTTTATGATATTAAATAAATGAGAAAAATTAACTTTCAGTCAATTCATTTATCTCAACAGACAGTTTTATCCATTTGACAGCTGAATTGATTGATGCTCTAAAGGATGTTGCATCCTCTGCATCAATAGTGATTATGATAGAATTCTTATCCAATTTCAAA
This genomic window contains:
- a CDS encoding geranylgeranyl reductase family protein, which encodes MMETDVLVIGAGPAGSAAAKHAALGGASVILIDKKSEIGTPKRCAEGIYDHGLKWLEIEPNPQWAVQRINGGTIIAPDRTRLTLDETILPEKGYIIERKVFDKYMAMDAARAGAKIMVKTLAKSIMKDEDSEGSFYVIDCEHMGEIIEIKARIVIAADGPESRVAKAFGINSTQKPKHMMSGVQYEMAGVNCERMDLIELHLGAFAGGGYAWVFPKGDDIANVGIGIPSTSKKPAIEYLNEFVESYPPLKNAKAVELNVGGDPIGGLIGQIYSDNLLVCGDAAGQVDPITGGGIILGMLGGKTAGQVAARAVRAKDYSAERLSEYEVLYDEYTQGAIPKLAIAHEVYASLSDDDLNKIIHAFIGLDYNNMTPSDVLKVFLKISPRLSLKFTKLFKILF
- a CDS encoding 4Fe-4S binding protein gives rise to the protein MSKIIKVFFSPSETTKKVVSQIANNFEEESVVCDLLYFNDEKNFESDDIVIVGMPVFAGRIPKTARDRLSRLSGDNTKAIAVVNYGNAHVSDALIELVDLLDENNFDVIAAASTVSHHSIFDGVAVGRPDGDDIEKINGFAQKCIEKIDAGTSLEAEIPGNRPYLDYKQLPFVVSCDEAKCVFCLECVGVCPEKAIPDDDPADVNLDLCSRCTSCINICPENARAFTGEAFKDKKPAFESANAERKEPKFYF
- a CDS encoding DUF3194 domain-containing protein — translated: MVSKLKELSEDDLEDISNFLSETIVKKISSSVRSQKEILDMDVSIEIDYPNENGELDVDASVEIGIDELSDLSDEIIDEVIDGSYLELDEYINEHYR
- a CDS encoding prefoldin subunit beta, which encodes MEIPQNIQHQLNQFQQLQQQAQAVTIQKQNVDIQLRETETALEELKKTPEGAEVFKSAGNLLIKVERNETLEELEDKVETLKLRQQTMTRQEERVMKKLEEMQATIQQAMGGIQG